From Candidatus Omnitrophota bacterium, one genomic window encodes:
- the nagZ gene encoding beta-N-acetylhexosaminidase codes for MRIGQMLIIGFRGTEANENSYIVKAIKNLNLGGVILFDIDGPTKSFPRNIISTSQVKELINGLKKSSSTPLMVAVDAEGGRVNRLKPEYGFITVPSARELGEKNDLNETVKASTSLAGELSELGFNVNFAPVVDVNVNPENPVIGALGRSFSFDERIVSGQARAFIEGQHKYGIMTAIKHFPGHGSSKADSHKGLVDVSETYQDRELIPYKELIKDGAVDMVMTAHIINKKIDSEYPATLSGHYITEILRKKLGFKGVVVSDDMQMGAITERYGFKEAVIRAVNAGCDLLIISNNGSAYDEMAPYRARDIILKAVKSGEIPRKGIVESSRRIERLKDKFRKSN; via the coding sequence GTGCGAATAGGGCAGATGCTTATCATCGGTTTCCGCGGAACCGAGGCGAATGAAAATTCTTATATCGTAAAGGCTATTAAAAACCTGAACCTGGGCGGAGTCATCCTGTTTGATATCGATGGCCCGACGAAAAGCTTCCCCAGGAACATTATTAGCACCTCTCAGGTAAAAGAGCTTATAAACGGTCTCAAGAAATCCTCTTCGACGCCTTTGATGGTTGCCGTCGATGCCGAGGGCGGGCGCGTAAATCGCCTGAAACCAGAATACGGTTTTATCACGGTTCCAAGCGCCCGGGAGCTTGGGGAGAAAAATGATTTGAATGAGACCGTGAAAGCGTCTACGTCGCTTGCCGGAGAGCTTTCGGAGCTTGGGTTCAATGTGAACTTTGCCCCGGTCGTTGATGTTAACGTAAACCCTGAGAATCCCGTCATCGGGGCGCTAGGGCGCTCTTTTTCATTCGATGAAAGAATAGTTTCCGGGCAAGCCAGGGCCTTTATAGAGGGACAGCATAAATACGGGATCATGACCGCGATCAAGCATTTCCCCGGGCATGGAAGCTCAAAAGCCGATAGCCATAAAGGATTGGTGGATGTTTCGGAAACGTATCAGGACAGAGAGCTTATTCCATATAAAGAACTTATTAAAGACGGAGCAGTCGACATGGTTATGACGGCCCATATTATAAATAAGAAGATAGACTCTGAGTATCCGGCGACTCTTTCAGGGCATTATATAACGGAGATACTCAGAAAAAAACTGGGTTTCAAAGGCGTCGTCGTATCGGACGATATGCAGATGGGCGCGATCACGGAGCGCTATGGTTTCAAGGAAGCCGTGATCAGGGCCGTTAACGCGGGGTGCGACCTATTGATCATCTCCAACAATGGAAGCGCATACGACGAGATGGCTCCTTATAGAGCGAGAGATATAATTCTTAAGGCCGTCAAGAGTGGAGAGATACCACGGAAGGGGATCGTAGAATCATCCCGGCGCATTGAAAGACTGAAGGATAAATTCAGAAAGTCTAATTAG
- a CDS encoding response regulator, with translation MAKRVILIVDDEAEFVELMQMRLEANGYEVITANNGKAAIERVEKDKPDAILLDIMMPEIDGLSVLKEVRSKDAKLPVFIITAFSNEEKVKTASKLNASGFIVKTQDLGREVKNITAAIEIYEKFKGKHR, from the coding sequence ATGGCAAAGAGAGTGATATTGATAGTTGATGATGAGGCCGAGTTCGTCGAGCTGATGCAGATGAGGCTCGAAGCGAACGGTTACGAGGTGATAACCGCCAATAACGGAAAGGCTGCTATCGAGCGGGTGGAAAAGGATAAGCCCGATGCCATCCTATTGGATATAATGATGCCGGAGATCGACGGCCTCAGCGTCCTGAAAGAGGTGCGCTCAAAGGACGCGAAACTGCCGGTATTCATTATCACGGCTTTTTCTAATGAAGAAAAAGTGAAGACTGCAAGTAAGCTCAATGCCTCGGGGTTTATCGTCAAAACCCAGGACCTTGGCAGAGAAGTAAAGAATATAACCGCAGCTATAGAAATATATGAAAAATTCAAAGGGAAACACCGCTAA
- a CDS encoding YaiO family outer membrane beta-barrel protein, translating to MKNSKGNTAKIIFSRKKIALAVFLIITPVFSCAAEQASIDRLVQKITPPLVVMEEKAAEKDRWYLDAFYEPSDILQGTRTGHWNELIQTFGYTHKNITGYASFSELERFDVKDQTANVGAYLNFTDQYVHIEMGYGWDCHFIYQWQTIAEYGHKIYKDLFAQISYTYRAYRGDDTHLVVPGLIYYFGDSYISANYGASYMEAHDTANIGVFKGDFAITEFLRWNCGAAVGGRLYDINGLDAGDEFGYILFTGVNIKLYKGINLRFGYSYGTEEPKFIKRSVNFAASAKF from the coding sequence ATGAAAAATTCAAAGGGAAACACCGCTAAAATAATTTTTTCCAGGAAGAAGATAGCATTGGCGGTATTTTTGATAATAACGCCTGTCTTTTCCTGTGCCGCTGAACAGGCATCTATCGATAGATTGGTGCAAAAGATCACTCCTCCGCTTGTCGTGATGGAAGAAAAAGCGGCGGAAAAGGACCGTTGGTACCTGGACGCTTTCTATGAACCAAGCGATATACTTCAGGGGACGAGAACCGGCCACTGGAACGAGCTCATTCAGACCTTCGGATACACGCATAAAAATATCACAGGGTACGCGTCGTTCTCGGAGCTGGAACGATTTGACGTAAAAGACCAGACAGCGAATGTAGGGGCATATCTGAATTTCACGGACCAATACGTGCATATTGAGATGGGTTATGGATGGGATTGCCACTTTATATACCAATGGCAGACCATCGCGGAATACGGCCATAAGATTTATAAGGACCTGTTCGCCCAGATAAGTTATACCTACCGCGCTTACAGGGGCGACGATACCCACCTGGTGGTTCCCGGCCTTATATACTATTTCGGAGACAGCTACATCAGCGCAAATTACGGCGCCAGCTATATGGAGGCCCATGATACGGCTAATATCGGGGTATTCAAGGGAGATTTCGCCATTACGGAATTTTTGCGCTGGAACTGCGGAGCGGCTGTAGGCGGGAGGCTCTACGATATAAATGGTCTCGATGCCGGCGATGAATTCGGTTATATATTATTTACCGGCGTAAATATAAAGTTATACAAAGGGATAAATTTAAGATTCGGCTACTCTTACGGTACCGAAGAACCCAAGTTCATAAAGCGGAGCGTGAATTTCGCCGCATCGGCCAAATTCTAA
- a CDS encoding nucleoside deaminase: MKMKPELELMGLALKEAGKNLLDMRGGPFGACIVKGGKVIAVSRNTVLKKDATCHAEVNAIRLASKRLKTFDLSGCSIYSTTEPCPMCFSAIHWSGIGVLVYGNAIADAKKIGFNELPISNARMKKLGKAKIKIIPGFMRDESNQLFKKWSKLPGKKWY, from the coding sequence ATGAAAATGAAACCAGAGCTTGAGCTTATGGGCCTTGCCTTAAAAGAGGCAGGGAAGAATCTTCTCGATATGCGGGGAGGGCCGTTCGGCGCCTGCATCGTTAAGGGCGGTAAAGTCATAGCCGTAAGCCGCAATACCGTATTAAAAAAAGACGCTACATGCCACGCGGAAGTTAACGCCATACGGCTGGCATCGAAAAGATTAAAGACTTTCGACCTTTCCGGATGCTCGATCTATTCGACGACCGAACCCTGTCCGATGTGTTTTAGCGCCATCCATTGGTCCGGGATCGGCGTACTGGTATATGGCAATGCTATTGCCGATGCAAAGAAGATAGGCTTCAACGAGCTTCCCATCTCCAACGCCAGAATGAAGAAGCTGGGGAAGGCAAAGATTAAGATAATCCCGGGTTTTATGCGCGATGAATCAAACCAGCTTTTTAAAAAATGGAGTAAACTTCCCGGCAAGAAGTGGTATTGA
- a CDS encoding cupin domain-containing protein, producing the protein MIIRRLNKCKKFISRDNAILRELLHPAKGDFRFRYSLAHAVVKPGKDTRPHVLKTTEVYYILKGCGLMYVDKEASRVSSGCAVYIPPHSTQHIRNTGKSDLVFLCIVDPAWRKEDEEVTK; encoded by the coding sequence ATGATCATAAGACGTTTAAACAAATGCAAAAAATTTATCTCCAGGGACAATGCGATCTTACGCGAGCTGCTGCATCCCGCCAAAGGCGACTTCAGATTTCGTTATAGCCTGGCGCACGCGGTAGTCAAACCCGGAAAAGACACAAGACCGCACGTTCTTAAGACGACGGAAGTGTATTACATATTAAAAGGCTGCGGTCTGATGTACGTGGATAAAGAAGCCTCCAGAGTGAGTAGCGGCTGCGCCGTCTATATTCCGCCGCACTCTACACAGCATATCAGGAATACCGGCAAGTCGGATCTGGTGTTTTTATGCATCGTCGACCCTGCCTGGCGCAAGGAAGACGAAGAGGTAACGAAATAG
- a CDS encoding dipeptide epimerase, giving the protein MAVMTAQKGMQIKQYEVAPLKAPLSQPFRTAFGQHDTLDNLLFKIKLNNGVTGFGEAAVATHITGETLSQTEENLKKCGQSLLGYNVAEYLSISAALHRQLPDNKAALAAIEMAVFDALARSLNIPLWRLYGDRPVKLRTDITIVIDRVESAEKKTREFYLRGFRAFKIKIGSDMDLDLARVIVVARIAKKAKLYLDANQGYSARQTLKFLKKLERYNIIPDLIEQPVPKDDREGLKKVTRLSKTKVCADESVSNMADAVWAVKEKACDVINIKLMKCGLVQAREIAFLARANHIGLMIGGMMESALAMTCSAHIASGLGFIDYVDLDTPFFLKDKHKHKFLSRSGEYDLSRVKSGIGIIP; this is encoded by the coding sequence ATGGCAGTCATGACCGCACAAAAGGGAATGCAGATCAAGCAGTATGAAGTTGCGCCGCTAAAGGCGCCCTTAAGCCAGCCTTTTCGCACGGCGTTTGGCCAGCATGATACCTTGGATAATCTGCTTTTTAAGATCAAGCTCAATAATGGTGTCACAGGTTTTGGCGAAGCGGCGGTGGCAACGCACATCACCGGTGAAACATTATCGCAAACGGAAGAGAACCTTAAGAAGTGCGGGCAAAGTTTGCTGGGGTATAACGTTGCTGAGTATTTAAGTATTTCGGCCGCGCTGCACCGGCAGCTGCCGGATAATAAAGCCGCGCTTGCCGCTATCGAGATGGCGGTTTTTGACGCGTTGGCGCGCTCTCTGAATATACCTTTATGGCGATTGTATGGAGACAGGCCGGTGAAGCTGCGTACCGATATCACGATCGTGATCGATAGAGTAGAGAGCGCCGAGAAGAAGACGAGAGAATTCTACCTTCGTGGTTTCAGGGCGTTCAAGATCAAGATCGGCAGTGATATGGATCTTGACCTAGCACGGGTGATAGTGGTTGCCAGGATTGCGAAAAAAGCAAAATTGTATTTAGACGCTAACCAGGGTTATAGCGCGCGACAAACCTTAAAGTTCCTTAAAAAACTTGAAAGATACAATATCATTCCCGATCTCATCGAACAACCGGTTCCCAAAGATGATAGGGAGGGGCTTAAAAAAGTAACCCGCCTTTCCAAGACAAAGGTTTGTGCCGATGAAAGCGTAAGTAATATGGCGGATGCCGTTTGGGCGGTCAAAGAGAAGGCCTGCGATGTTATCAATATCAAGTTGATGAAATGCGGGCTGGTGCAGGCAAGAGAGATCGCGTTTTTGGCCAGAGCCAATCATATCGGCCTTATGATCGGCGGTATGATGGAGAGCGCCCTTGCCATGACCTGTTCGGCGCATATCGCTTCCGGCCTGGGGTTTATCGATTATGTAGATCTGGATACGCCGTTCTTTTTGAAGGATAAGCATAAGCATAAATTCCTTTCAAGGAGCGGCGAGTATGATCTCAGTAGGGTAAAAAGCGGGATAGGTATAATACCTTAA
- a CDS encoding response regulator: MNNVNPGSKKILVVDDEGDLLKLVKTRLEASGYEVITLNSGKYVIETAKSEMPDIILLDVVMPGKNGCDVCRELKADEAIRSIPVILFTAHYPEEEHLKLSSGEIGAEDYILKPFDAKVLLAKIKSLIK, from the coding sequence ATGAATAACGTTAATCCCGGATCGAAGAAGATTCTGGTCGTAGATGACGAAGGGGATCTCCTGAAGCTGGTAAAGACGAGGCTTGAGGCAAGCGGGTATGAGGTCATAACGCTTAACAGCGGAAAGTATGTCATCGAAACCGCGAAATCCGAAATGCCGGATATCATCCTTCTGGACGTTGTGATGCCCGGAAAGAACGGCTGCGACGTGTGCAGGGAGTTGAAGGCCGATGAGGCTATCCGTAGCATACCGGTCATTTTATTTACCGCGCATTATCCGGAAGAAGAGCACCTTAAGCTAAGTTCGGGAGAGATCGGCGCGGAAGACTACATACTGAAACCGTTCGACGCCAAGGTCCTTCTCGCCAAGATCAAGTCTTTGATAAAATAA
- a CDS encoding ferrous iron transporter B — translation MIKKIYLIGNPNVGKSVVFSRLTGVHVISSNYPGTTVEISKGYMHLGDDKIEVVDLPGTYSLEPTSSAEEVAVSLLKEHPKSDVVVINILDSTNLERNLLLTLQLIVEGFPVIVCLNMCDEAGHRGVHIDTEKLEKLLKVPVIPTCAVTGSGIKSLIEKVAHAAPVLRAGFINQERWTEIGRIVEEVQRLEHRHHTLREVLEDASVRPLTGLVMAAGIVYASFKVVRFVGELIINKITDPIFFNIFQPFLEKLTLHWKGEGFWFHLLIGDLINGKIDFKQSLGVLTTAPYIEFGMVLPYVISFYFILSLLEDIGYLPRLAILLDNLLHRLGLHGFAVIPVLLGFGCNVPGILATRALESKRERFIAATIISIGVPCVPLQAMIFGLLGKFGGLYVTGVYLVLFSLVLILGIILNHALKGYSPEFLLEIPPYRFPPLLTLMQKLYFRVKGFLIEAVPVVMAGVLFINVLIYFKLFDFVTRISAPIIHGLFGLPKEAVVALAIGFIRKDVAVGMLMPLGLSAKQLFIGATLLAVSFPCIATFVVIWKELGFKDLIKSTLIMIFTSIVIGTLLNFAILR, via the coding sequence ATGATAAAAAAGATCTATTTAATAGGCAATCCCAACGTCGGCAAGAGCGTGGTCTTTTCGCGTCTTACAGGAGTCCACGTGATCTCCTCAAATTATCCCGGCACAACCGTGGAAATATCCAAGGGATACATGCATTTGGGAGACGATAAGATCGAGGTTGTGGATTTGCCGGGAACCTACTCGTTAGAGCCGACTTCCAGCGCGGAAGAAGTGGCGGTATCTTTATTGAAAGAGCACCCCAAGAGCGATGTCGTCGTGATCAATATCCTGGATTCTACCAATTTAGAGCGCAATCTACTACTGACCTTGCAATTGATCGTGGAAGGGTTTCCGGTGATCGTCTGCCTGAATATGTGCGACGAAGCCGGCCATCGAGGCGTTCATATCGACACGGAAAAGCTGGAGAAGCTGCTGAAGGTTCCAGTGATCCCGACGTGCGCGGTAACGGGCTCCGGAATAAAATCGTTGATCGAGAAGGTCGCTCATGCCGCGCCCGTTTTAAGGGCCGGGTTCATTAACCAGGAGCGCTGGACGGAGATCGGCAGGATCGTAGAAGAGGTTCAGCGCCTTGAACACAGGCATCACACCTTAAGGGAGGTGCTGGAGGACGCGTCTGTCCGCCCATTAACCGGATTAGTAATGGCGGCAGGAATTGTTTACGCTTCATTCAAAGTAGTGCGTTTTGTGGGTGAGTTGATAATTAACAAGATAACCGATCCGATCTTTTTCAATATTTTTCAGCCTTTCCTGGAAAAGCTGACTCTTCACTGGAAGGGGGAAGGGTTCTGGTTTCATCTATTGATCGGCGATCTAATTAACGGCAAGATCGATTTTAAGCAGTCCCTGGGAGTTTTGACTACCGCGCCTTATATCGAATTTGGAATGGTCCTTCCGTATGTCATATCATTTTATTTTATCCTGAGCCTTCTTGAGGATATAGGGTATTTGCCCAGGCTGGCGATATTATTGGATAATCTTTTGCATCGCCTGGGGCTGCATGGCTTCGCGGTAATTCCCGTGCTTTTGGGTTTTGGCTGCAACGTGCCGGGCATCTTAGCGACGCGCGCTTTAGAATCTAAACGCGAAAGGTTCATCGCAGCGACCATAATTTCTATAGGCGTGCCGTGCGTGCCTTTACAGGCGATGATATTCGGATTGTTAGGCAAGTTTGGAGGGCTTTATGTAACCGGGGTGTATCTGGTGCTATTTTCCCTCGTCCTGATACTGGGAATAATTTTAAATCATGCATTGAAAGGCTATAGCCCGGAATTTCTGCTGGAGATTCCTCCTTACAGGTTTCCGCCGCTGCTCACGCTGATGCAGAAACTTTATTTTCGCGTCAAAGGTTTTTTGATCGAAGCGGTGCCGGTTGTGATGGCGGGAGTTTTATTCATAAACGTGCTTATCTATTTCAAATTATTTGATTTTGTGACCAGGATATCCGCGCCCATAATTCATGGCTTGTTCGGATTGCCGAAGGAAGCGGTTGTTGCTCTAGCCATCGGGTTTATAAGAAAAGATGTCGCGGTCGGAATGCTTATGCCGTTAGGGCTATCCGCAAAACAATTGTTTATCGGCGCGACGCTATTAGCGGTCTCTTTTCCATGTATCGCCACATTCGTGGTCATATGGAAAGAATTGGGATTCAAGGACCTCATCAAATCGACTTTAATTATGATATTTACCAGTATCGTTATCGGGACGCTGCTCAATTTCGCGATACTGCGTTAA
- a CDS encoding glycosyltransferase family 2 protein → MRRESQGEGEDYPLFYLSTLRLPVSIIVPARNEEEWIIDSLKSLISLNYPELEIIVVNDGSTDRTLERLNELLKLSPIDTMYIRHYKDGNVRRILKSEMYPNITVIDKDPGNKKAGAANAGLNMAKYDYVCVVDADTILERNALLKVMAQVDKEPGKIIGIGSYFGLVNGFKIKDGMIMDRSFSYNPIITYQNIEYIRSFIGNRLAWSKYNAMPIVSGGFGVWRKDIVYELGGYSAEFTCEDIEFTFRAHEYAVKNKEKGYKIVMLPYISGWTEGPSNIRSLIIQRNRWQRVTNETIWKYRHMVCNPKYGLFAFITLPYFVLYEVLGVFIEILSFAFVAFGALAGVLQFNVFLAYFSLMLLSQAFMSLLCILAFVESQRLFKIRYIMYLVALSFVEFFWYRWIISISKLLGTWDFFRRKRSADQYVRAKRA, encoded by the coding sequence ATGAGGAGGGAATCCCAGGGCGAAGGCGAAGATTATCCGCTGTTTTACCTGTCCACCCTGAGATTGCCGGTATCTATCATCGTGCCTGCCCGTAACGAGGAAGAGTGGATAATCGATTCATTAAAATCACTCATAAGCCTGAACTATCCCGAACTCGAGATAATAGTCGTGAATGATGGTTCGACGGACAGGACTCTGGAGAGACTTAATGAATTACTTAAGCTTAGCCCTATCGACACCATGTATATAAGGCACTACAAAGACGGGAATGTTCGTAGAATATTAAAGAGTGAAATGTATCCGAACATTACCGTTATAGACAAGGATCCCGGCAATAAGAAAGCGGGCGCCGCGAACGCCGGGCTGAATATGGCAAAATATGACTATGTGTGCGTCGTCGACGCCGATACGATACTCGAGCGGAACGCGCTTCTTAAGGTGATGGCGCAGGTCGATAAGGAGCCGGGCAAGATCATAGGCATTGGAAGTTATTTCGGCCTGGTGAACGGTTTTAAGATAAAAGACGGCATGATCATGGATCGCAGTTTCTCTTATAACCCGATAATAACCTATCAGAACATAGAGTATATCCGCTCATTTATAGGTAACCGCCTGGCATGGAGTAAATATAACGCGATGCCGATAGTGTCCGGAGGCTTCGGCGTGTGGCGCAAGGATATAGTATATGAGCTGGGCGGGTATTCCGCGGAATTTACATGCGAAGACATAGAGTTTACGTTCCGTGCTCACGAATATGCGGTAAAAAATAAGGAAAAGGGATATAAGATAGTCATGCTGCCGTATATCTCGGGCTGGACCGAAGGGCCCAGCAATATACGCTCGCTTATTATACAGCGTAACCGTTGGCAAAGGGTGACCAACGAGACGATCTGGAAATACAGGCATATGGTATGTAATCCTAAATACGGCCTCTTCGCGTTTATTACACTGCCTTATTTTGTGCTCTATGAGGTCCTCGGCGTATTTATCGAAATATTGAGCTTCGCATTCGTGGCATTCGGAGCCCTGGCGGGTGTGCTGCAATTCAATGTCTTCCTCGCGTACTTTTCACTTATGCTTCTCTCTCAGGCATTCATGTCGCTCTTATGCATATTGGCTTTCGTGGAGAGCCAGAGGCTCTTTAAGATAAGGTATATTATGTACCTCGTGGCGCTGTCATTTGTAGAGTTCTTCTGGTACAGGTGGATCATCAGCATATCGAAGCTTCTCGGAACATGGGATTTCTTTCGCAGGAAGCGGTCGGCCGATCAATATGTGAGGGCCAAGCGAGCCTGA
- a CDS encoding FeoA family protein, whose product MKKMSLLSLKADHRGKVVEISGGGNLQNKLMNMGVYKGREVIKLSHIGLRGPVVIKTGRSILALGHSIAAKVIVEAE is encoded by the coding sequence ATGAAGAAAATGTCTTTGCTGTCGCTTAAGGCGGACCACAGAGGTAAGGTGGTGGAGATATCCGGAGGCGGAAACCTGCAAAATAAGCTGATGAATATGGGTGTGTATAAAGGGAGAGAAGTGATTAAGCTTAGCCATATCGGTTTAAGGGGCCCGGTAGTGATAAAGACGGGCAGGAGCATATTGGCTTTAGGCCATAGTATAGCGGCAAAAGTTATAGTCGAGGCCGAATGA
- a CDS encoding HEAT repeat domain-containing protein produces MFNYHADIVWVINKVLFGALILTSAVIFFCAVIKNYIWEKRRQGLLKIKNDIYEMVLSGKSFTEGVRHPLFTGITPQQFIDIETNRSIDAAFFNDSEQQLLKGCFREPEKIAELNKIVERSNDKWHRIEAMLCLGYSEAETAIDVLSESLSSRDEDIAYFAMISLAQIKTMRSAKALLGFLRKKPSNGYKIASILGNFPKEIADEAVKLTDDKDPRIRICGVTILSKLASRQHIAKLEKLTGDEVAEVRAGACDCLGRIGGEGVKVALRKRLKDDSWLVKRHAIFGLAKAIGDDAVPEVIKLINDASWSVLDAVKDVMAEHIKASLPDIEKFIAGGEYIPKKYSIMALESASKNADPSVRAKVAKILAKIDNGL; encoded by the coding sequence ATGTTTAACTACCATGCCGATATAGTCTGGGTGATCAATAAGGTATTATTCGGCGCTCTCATATTAACGAGCGCCGTTATATTTTTTTGCGCGGTCATTAAAAATTATATCTGGGAAAAACGCCGCCAGGGGTTGTTAAAGATAAAGAATGATATCTACGAAATGGTCCTATCCGGGAAATCCTTTACCGAGGGTGTACGTCACCCGCTTTTTACCGGCATCACTCCGCAGCAATTTATAGATATAGAGACGAATAGGAGCATCGATGCGGCATTCTTCAATGACTCCGAACAGCAGCTGTTAAAAGGCTGTTTCCGGGAACCCGAAAAGATCGCCGAATTAAATAAGATCGTCGAAAGGTCAAATGATAAATGGCACAGGATAGAGGCCATGCTGTGTCTCGGTTATTCGGAGGCAGAAACGGCAATAGACGTTCTTAGTGAGTCGCTCTCAAGTCGTGATGAGGATATAGCGTATTTCGCTATGATCTCTTTGGCGCAGATAAAGACGATGAGGTCTGCGAAAGCCCTTTTGGGATTTTTGCGGAAGAAGCCTTCCAATGGTTACAAGATAGCCTCGATACTCGGCAATTTTCCAAAAGAGATAGCGGATGAGGCTGTTAAATTAACCGATGATAAAGATCCGAGGATCCGGATATGCGGGGTCACTATTCTTTCGAAACTCGCTTCCCGCCAGCATATTGCAAAACTGGAAAAGCTTACCGGGGATGAGGTTGCCGAGGTGCGCGCCGGCGCCTGTGATTGCCTGGGCAGGATAGGAGGAGAGGGCGTGAAGGTCGCGCTCAGAAAGCGGCTGAAAGACGACAGCTGGCTCGTAAAACGACACGCTATATTCGGTTTGGCGAAAGCCATCGGTGACGATGCCGTGCCGGAAGTGATAAAGCTGATAAACGACGCGTCATGGTCGGTCCTCGACGCGGTAAAGGATGTAATGGCGGAACATATAAAAGCCTCTCTTCCTGATATAGAGAAATTCATAGCCGGCGGGGAATACATACCAAAAAAATATTCTATCATGGCTCTTGAAAGCGCGTCTAAAAATGCCGATCCGTCTGTAAGGGCAAAGGTGGCGAAAATTTTGGCAAAAATAGACAACGGACTATAG
- a CDS encoding TMEM165/GDT1 family protein, with protein sequence MQAFIASFIFVVLAEMGDKTQLLAMAFAARYSAYKVLIAVFLATILNHALAVATGHFLTTIVPMDIISFIAALSFIAFGIWTLHGDKLNLKNKKESRFGPVATVGIAFFLAEMGDKTQLATISLAVEYRNMFNVLMGTTLGMVVADAIGIIVGIVMRKHIPEKSVKWISASIFILFGLNGIYRVLAR encoded by the coding sequence ATGCAGGCGTTTATCGCGTCGTTCATATTTGTGGTCCTGGCGGAGATGGGGGATAAGACCCAGCTTTTGGCGATGGCGTTCGCGGCCAGATACAGCGCTTATAAAGTGCTTATAGCGGTTTTCCTTGCCACTATCCTTAACCATGCGCTTGCGGTTGCGACGGGCCATTTCCTGACCACTATAGTGCCGATGGATATTATCTCTTTTATAGCGGCGCTCTCTTTTATAGCTTTCGGGATATGGACCCTTCACGGCGATAAACTCAATCTTAAGAATAAGAAGGAGTCCCGGTTCGGCCCGGTGGCGACAGTGGGTATCGCGTTCTTCCTCGCCGAGATGGGAGACAAGACACAGCTTGCCACCATAAGCCTGGCTGTGGAATACCGGAATATGTTTAACGTCCTTATGGGGACTACTCTCGGTATGGTCGTAGCGGATGCCATAGGGATCATCGTCGGTATAGTGATGCGTAAGCATATACCGGAAAAGTCCGTTAAATGGATATCGGCTTCCATATTTATCCTATTCGGGCTTAACGGTATTTACAGGGTTTTAGCCAGATAA
- a CDS encoding response regulator, protein MDKKKAILVVDDELEFLKMIRVRLEANNYEVVTAVNGEEAMEKLKHYKIDAVLLDIMLPDINGLDILKDIRKKDKNLPVFMITAFSSAKRFALANKLNASGFIAKTEDLQKEIDNITSAIRLADKFKG, encoded by the coding sequence ATGGATAAGAAGAAGGCCATACTGGTAGTGGATGATGAGCTTGAATTTTTAAAGATGATAAGGGTCAGGCTGGAAGCGAATAATTACGAGGTCGTCACTGCGGTAAATGGAGAAGAGGCTATGGAGAAGCTCAAACACTATAAGATCGACGCAGTCCTTTTAGATATAATGCTGCCCGATATAAACGGCCTCGATATACTAAAGGATATCAGGAAAAAAGATAAGAACCTGCCGGTATTCATGATTACGGCATTCTCCAGCGCCAAACGCTTTGCCCTTGCCAACAAGCTTAACGCTTCGGGTTTCATCGCTAAGACGGAAGACCTCCAGAAAGAGATCGATAACATAACCAGCGCTATAAGGCTTGCGGATAAGTTCAAGGGATAG